GCAAGTACTCTGTATAAAATGCGTTTTACCGATATCCGTACAGGTCAAAAAGTGGAAGAGCGTTTTAAAGGCGACGATATGGTAGATACCATCAACTTAACTCGCCGTGCTGTCAGTTTTTCTTATATTGATGGTGATGAGTATGTCTTTATGGACAATGAAGATTACACACCTTATACCTTCAAAAAAGATCAAATTGAAGATGAATTACTGTTTATTCCTGAAGAAGGTTTAGCGGGAATGCAAGTATTAACAATGGACGGTCAAGTCTTAGCATTAGAACTGCCACAAACTGTTGATATGGAAATTGTTGAAACTGTTCCAGGTATTAAAGGTGCGTCAGCAAGTGCACGTACGAAACCTGCAACATTACCAACTGGATTAGTTATTCAGGTTCCTGAATATCTTTCTACTGGCGATAAAGTGCGTATTCATATTGCTGAACGTCGCTATATGGGCCGAGCTGACTAATCAATAGTCAAAAAAACCTACTCATTAGCACATCGCTAATGTTGTTTTAAATAGGTCAGATAATCGTAAGAAACCCAATGTGACAAACGATTATTTGACTTGTTTATCTTTGTTATCCTTCTCTACTATCCTCGAATACTTTAAAAGTATTGAACGTCAATAACGCCATTTTTTTGAGCATTATCCATCCAACGGATCTCGGCCTTACCCATATCTTGAGGTAAAATAATGGTTTGTTGAGATTGATTAAAAGAAGCAGGAACGATGGATTGAGTAGATGTAAACACTTTGTTATGTTTATAACACTGATATTCAGCTTTATCTAATGTGAAATTCATCTCACATGCAGGATCGACGATCGCCCCCCGCAGATAAATCTGTCCTGTTGTTTGCATGGGATCAGATGCCCAAGCTAATGATATCGAACTGGAAACGAGAAGACTACATACTACGGTCAGATATTTTCTCATAACGACCTCACTTCTTGTTTGCGCTAGCAGGTATGAGGATCACACCTACCCGACATGTTTTCATCATAGCAATAAAATATGACATTCATATAAACATGAGAAGAATATTTGATGTCTATCAAATATTCTTCTCATGTTTATAAATAAGAAATCAACGTTGATTAAACTTAAGCCAAATATTTAAAAAATAAATAACACTATAGAGAAGAATTAAAAAATATTTAATTAACTCTATAATTTTTACTATTTTAACAATGAAAATTTAGTTATAAACAATATTCATTATAGCTAAATGATCATTTATCCATTTAATATTCATAGAACCTTTATTGTTAATCAGTTTAGAGCTAAAGTGCTTATTCCTTTCTAACTGATATTGAGATTCTTGCATTTCCTTTCCATCCCAACAACTTGTTTTAAAAGTATTTTTATCCATATCCATTAGGCAATTTCCTTCAACAATTGCACCAACAAACGTGATTGTTCCAGAACCAATAACTTTATTTTCTTTACTAAAAGATGGAATACTAAATAATAAAGATAAGCATATAGCTGTAATATATATCTTTTTCATTTTGAATCTCCTTTGTTATTGGAGTGTAAGGAGTCACAAGCCAATATGTTATTAAAGACATAACTAATATCGGCCTGTAACTTTTTTTATTTAACTTTTATCTTTAATTAAAGAATAGAAAACAATTATAAATTACTCAAATTACGACTATCAAAAAAAAACACCTAAAATTTAGGTTAAGTAGAGATTAACGAGGTACAACAAAAAAGAAACAAAAAAATAACATCCACTTAAGCGATAAATTGCAAAGATATATTTTTTTATTTTGACTATAGTCCTATCATTAAACTTTGAATTTTTGTGACGAGCATCACAAAAATACTTAAAACTTGCCATTTGATTACTATGAAACTTTCTAATTTTCGCCAAAAAGCACTTGTTATTTTTTTACTTAATCTCACAGGATTAATTATTTTTCTCTCTTGGTATCTTCCTGCACAGCATGGAATATGGCTATCAATTGATACCCATATTTTTTATTTTTTTAATCAGCACCTGTTACCTGATAGTTTTTTTGCGACTTTTGTTGCTTATATCAATAACAGAAAGTTTGATTTAGTTATTTTATTGGCAATGGGCGCACTTTATTACCATACATTTCGTAAGAAAGATTATAGGGGCAAACGCCATCTTATAATTGTAGGATTAGTGATGGTAATTAGTGCCGTACTCATCAATCAAATTGGACAAAATATTCCAATTGAAAGACCTAGTCCGACACTTCATTTTGAAAATGTACATAGGGTAGGTATTGTGACCGGTATTCCGACAAAAGATTCCTCAGGTGACAGCTTTCCTGGTGATCACGGCTTAATGCTACTTATCTTTTGTAGCTTTATATTACGTTATCTGTCGTTTCGCTCTTTTTTATGCGCACTTCTTATTACCGTTGTATTCTCACTACCGCGTGTTATGGCGGGAGCACACTGGGCATCTGATATCTTAGTAGGCTCTGTTTCTTTAACGTTAATCGCCACAAGTTGGTTATTAATAACACCATTATCTGATGCTATTATTAGGAAACTGGAAAAGACCCTTCCTTTTAAAAATAAAAAAGAAAACTCACCTAATTAATTAAAAGAGAATAAGTGTGATATTTACACTTATTCTTTTGGTCATTTTTTTGACAATTAAATGATATTATTATGACAAAATGAGATCTATTTTAAGTATTAGCACTTTATTATCTAATGTTTTGTAAATTAAGCCTCTTTTCTCTCGCCATTTAACGTCTCTTTCTGTACACTTTTCTGGTTTCCTCATTATTTATTGTTTAATGTGGATATTTACGTGCTTTAGAGCACGTTTTTCGCGAAATAGGGTTGCCAGAGTTAAATTACACTATATTCTCTGGTTATTTAGTGAATAATTCATGTGCGCTTCTGCACGTAAGGATGTAAGGGAAATCTGTCACAATGAGAACAAAACCGTATATGAGAATGCTTAAGCTCATACCGGCGTTCATTGTTGTAGCTACGCTATCGGCCTGTAGCTCACAGAACGCAAATTCACGCTTAGCGAATTCAAACACAACCCCACTTAATACATCATCAAGCACTTCTATTTCCCAAGCATCTCAAGATGAATTTGAATCATTGGTGAAGAATCTCGATATAAAATCTAAGATACTTGACCAATATGCAGACTGGAAAGGGGTCGCTTATCGTTTAGGCGGAGAGACCAAAAAAGGCATCGACTGCTCTGCTTTTGTACAAAGAACTTTCCTTGAACAATTCGGTGTAGAACTACCTCGCTCAACCTCAGACCAACAGTTCTCTGGCACTCAGGTTAATAAATCAAAATTACAAGCAGGAGATTTAGTTCTATTTAAAACAGGTCGCACTATGCGCCATGTTGGTATTTACATTGGAAATGACAAATTTGTACACGCATCCACCAGCAATGGCGTGACAGTGTCAGAAATGTCTAATGTCTACTGGAATAAGCGTTTCTATGCGGCAAGACGTGTTATCGAAAATAATGATGCGACTCTTGCTGACAACAACCTTTCAAAAAGTGTATTAAGATAATTCATTCCCTTATATCTTATTGCAAATAAAAAGCCTCATTATTTGATAATGAGGCTTTTTTAGTGTTTTTTATATTATAAATCAAATAATTATCACGTTGGTTTATAACAATGAGTAATGCTATAAATAAGAGTACGCTGTAGGAAATGGTTCAGCAATGGCCACGCCTGCATTTTTTAAGCAACATAACGCAGCGCATTCATCATCACTACATAAGAAAAGGCATGGTACGCCATCCCATTCAATCACAACGCTATCAATATGGAGATTACTCAGATACTGACGCAAATTCTGTATTGCTTCGTCCAGTGTCATACCATCGTGACTTAATAATTTTAAGCCAATCAGTGTATTTTGCTTTCCAGCCTCATTTTCAGGCAGTATCTCTACTCTTGTGCCTGCAAAGCCTGCTAGCCACCGATAACTCAGCGGCAGCTTATGGACTACCGAAAGTTGTACATTATCCACAAATCAATCCTGTTTCATCAACACGTTAATTTAATACATCATCAATACGAGTTTGAACTGACTTGCTCACACGTCATATTAGAACCTGCCAATTATAAAACATAATTATTACAATTATTTTACAACAAAAGCAAAGAGACGTATCAAACTATTTATTTAGCTTAGTGTTTGTACGCTTTCATTTCTATGATGATTATTCTCTTCAATTATTCTTTCATTTATTTAACATTTTATCAACTATATAAAATAATTGTATAAATATTACGTATTCAAGTAAAACAATTCATCCATTTTTATCACTATGATTCATATCAACAAAACAATAATAGATGATTATTAAAATAATTTTCACTTAATTTAACAAAATAACAACATCAAGTATTGATTCAAATCAAAAAAGCGTACTAATTTGAAGCGATTCAAGCAATACAGCAGAGGAAAATATGGTTTTTCTAGGGGGGAAAAAGGGGGAGAAAGAGAGGCACGCTATAAATTCCTGTGATTTATAGCGTGATATTCTTATTTGTAGCGACGCGCAAGTAAAATAAAGCCCATTGCAAACAGGACACAAAAAGCCATGGCGCTGACCATTGGCCATTCTGATTTTGCTGGGAACATAGCAATAGCTGTTCCAACTAAAGCTCCAACACCAAAACGCACGGTTCCTGCTAAAGAGGAAACCGTTCCTGCCATATGAGGATAATCATCAAGAATAACAGCCATCGCATTTGATGTGATCATCGCGATCCCCCCCACATACATCGCCACTCCCACAACGAGATAATAGAAATGTAAATTAAGAGCAACAACTAGCAATAGAAAGATCCCCATAACGCATTGAATGGTTAGGCCTAGGCGCAACATCTTCAACGCACCAAATCGTCGAACATATCGCCCATTTATACTTGTCATAACAATTAAAAAGATAATATTAAAACCAAAATACAAGCCAAACTGATCGAATGGAATGCCGTGTAGTTCAATATAAACGAAAGGCCCTGCACTGAGGAATGAGAACATACCAGCAAAAGAAAAACCTGATGCCAAAATATAACAAAGAACACGACGTGTTCTAAACAAGCTAATAAATTGGCTAAATGTCACTCTTAGGCTAAAGCGCTGACGACGATCTTTGGGCAAGGTTTCAGGAATATAAAATGCAATTAATGCACCTGCAATCACCGCAGCTATCGCAATACTCCAAAAAATAGCATGCCATGAAAACCAATTCATCACCCAAGCACCCAGCAATGGTGCTAATAAAGGTGCAATCGTCATCACTAATGCAACGAAAGACATACTTCTAGAGAAATCATCTCTAGAGAACATATCTCTCATTAATGCATTAATAACCACACTCGCAGCAGCTGCCGCAAAGCCATGAAGAAAACGCATGCCAATTAGCATATCTATAGATTCAGATAATGCACATGCACTAGAGGCAAAAGCAAAAACAATCACACCGCCCAAAATGACTGGCTTACGTCCCAAACTATCCGCCATAGGACCATAAACTAATTGCCCAATAGCAAAACCAAAAATATAGATACTTAATGTCATTTGCACTTTACCACTAGGCACACCAAAATCTTGTGCAATAGTGGGTAAACTTGGCAAATACATATCTATAGCCAATGGCATAAGCATGGAAATAAGTCCCAATATTAAAATGAGACTAAGGTACGACGAACGTTGCTGTTGCACGCAGATAAACTCCCAAAAACGTCAGGATAAATAATAATTATTGA
This genomic stretch from Proteus vulgaris harbors:
- the yeiP gene encoding elongation factor P-like protein, with the translated sequence MAKANEIKRGMAVSYNNKLLLVKDIDIQAPSARGASTLYKMRFTDIRTGQKVEERFKGDDMVDTINLTRRAVSFSYIDGDEYVFMDNEDYTPYTFKKDQIEDELLFIPEEGLAGMQVLTMDGQVLALELPQTVDMEIVETVPGIKGASASARTKPATLPTGLVIQVPEYLSTGDKVRIHIAERRYMGRAD
- the yeiU gene encoding membrane-associated phosphatase, which encodes MKLSNFRQKALVIFLLNLTGLIIFLSWYLPAQHGIWLSIDTHIFYFFNQHLLPDSFFATFVAYINNRKFDLVILLAMGALYYHTFRKKDYRGKRHLIIVGLVMVISAVLINQIGQNIPIERPSPTLHFENVHRVGIVTGIPTKDSSGDSFPGDHGLMLLIFCSFILRYLSFRSFLCALLITVVFSLPRVMAGAHWASDILVGSVSLTLIATSWLLITPLSDAIIRKLEKTLPFKNKKENSPN
- the bcr gene encoding bicyclomycin/multidrug efflux system protein, giving the protein MLMPLAIDMYLPSLPTIAQDFGVPSGKVQMTLSIYIFGFAIGQLVYGPMADSLGRKPVILGGVIVFAFASSACALSESIDMLIGMRFLHGFAAAAASVVINALMRDMFSRDDFSRSMSFVALVMTIAPLLAPLLGAWVMNWFSWHAIFWSIAIAAVIAGALIAFYIPETLPKDRRQRFSLRVTFSQFISLFRTRRVLCYILASGFSFAGMFSFLSAGPFVYIELHGIPFDQFGLYFGFNIIFLIVMTSINGRYVRRFGALKMLRLGLTIQCVMGIFLLLVVALNLHFYYLVVGVAMYVGGIAMITSNAMAVILDDYPHMAGTVSSLAGTVRFGVGALVGTAIAMFPAKSEWPMVSAMAFCVLFAMGFILLARRYK
- the spr gene encoding outer membrane lipoprotein translates to MRTKPYMRMLKLIPAFIVVATLSACSSQNANSRLANSNTTPLNTSSSTSISQASQDEFESLVKNLDIKSKILDQYADWKGVAYRLGGETKKGIDCSAFVQRTFLEQFGVELPRSTSDQQFSGTQVNKSKLQAGDLVLFKTGRTMRHVGIYIGNDKFVHASTSNGVTVSEMSNVYWNKRFYAARRVIENNDATLADNNLSKSVLR